Proteins from a genomic interval of Trifolium pratense cultivar HEN17-A07 linkage group LG6, ARS_RC_1.1, whole genome shotgun sequence:
- the LOC123889038 gene encoding uncharacterized protein LOC123889038 — protein MEGIEHRTVEVNGIKMHIAEKGNKQGPVVLFLHGWPELWYSWRHQIIALSSLGYHAVAPDLRGYGDTDAPSSISSYTGFHIVGDIVALIDSLGVDQVFLVAHDWGAIIGWYLCMIRPERIKAYVCLSVPFLRRNPKIKTVDAMRAAYGDDYYICRFQEPGKMEAEMAEVGTAYVLKNILTTRKTGPPILPKGEFGTGFNPDMPDTLPSWLTEDDLAYFVSKFEKTSFTGGLNYYRNFNPNWELMAPWNGVKIKVPVKFITGELDMVYTSLNMEEYIHGGGFKEDVPNLAEVIVQKGVAHFNNLEAAEEISSHIYEFIKKFMEKIEHRTVEVNGIKMHVAEKGNKQAPVVLFLHGFPELWYSWRHQIVALSSLGYRAVAPDLRGYGDTDAPSSISSYTIFHLVGDLVALIDSLGVEQVFLVAHDWGASIGWYLCMFRPERIKAYVCLSVPFLRRNPKIKTVDGRRAAYGDDYYICRFQEPGKMEAEIAEVGTAYVLKNVLTTRQTGPPILPKGEFGIGFNPDTPDRLPSWLTEDDLAYFVSKFEKSGFTGGLNYYRNLNINWELTAPWSGVKIKVPVKFITGDLDMVYTSPHVKEYVHGGGFKEDVPNLEEVIVQKGVAHFNNQEAAEEISNHIYEFIKKF, from the exons ATGGAGGGAATAGAGCACAGAACAGTGGAAGTTAATGGAATCAAAATGCATATTGCAGAAAAAGGAAACAAACAAGGACCAGTTGTTCTGTTCCTTCATGGCTGGCCTGAACTATGGTACTCGTGGCGCCACCAGATTATTGCTCTCAGTTCACTCGGTTACCATGCCGTGGCTCCGGATTTACGTGGCTATGGTGACACTGATGCTCCATCTTCAATAAGTAGTTATACAGGTTTTCATATTGTTGGTGACATCGTTGCTCTAATTGATTCACTTGGTGTAGATCAAGTTTTTCTTGTGGCTCATGATTGGGGTGCTATCATTGGTTGGTATCTATGTATGATTCGTCCTGAAAGAATCAAAGCATATGTTTGTCTCAGTGTTCCTTTTCTCCGTAGAAATCCTAAAATCAAGACTGTTGATGCCATGCGTGCTGCTTATGGAGATGATTACTATATCTGCAGATTTCAG GAGCCGGGCAAAATGGAAGCTGAGATGGCTGAAGTTGGCACTGCATATGTGCTGAAAAATATACTCACAACTCGTAAAACTGGTCCTCCAATACTTCCTAAGGGAGAGTTTGGAACTGGATTCAACCCGGATATGCCTGACACTTTGCCTTCTTGGCTCACAGAAGATGATCTTGCTTATTTTGTctccaaatttgaaaaaactaGCTTCACCGGAGGATTGAACTACTATAGAAACTTCAACCC AAATTGGGAACTCATGGCTCCATGGAATGGAGTGAAAATCAAGGTGCCTGTGAAATTCATTACTGGTGAGTTAGACATGGTGTACACCTCCCTAAACATGGAAGAGTATATCCATGGTGGAGGATTCAAGGAAGATGTCCCAAATTTGGCGGAAGTGATTGTGCAGAAAGGAGTGGCTCACTTCAATAATCTAGAAGCAGCAGAGGAAATTAGTAGTCATATTTACGAATTCatcaagaagttc ATGGAGAAAATAGAACACAGAACAGTAGAAGTAAATGGCATCAAAATGCATGTAGCAGAAAAAGGAAACAAACAAGCACCAGTTGTTCTGTTCCTTCATGGCTTCCCTGAACTCTGGTACTCATGGCGCCACCAGATTGTTGCTCTCAGTTCCCTCGGTTACCGTGCCGTAGCTCCAGATCTACGTGGCTACGGCGACACTGATGCTCCATCTTCGATTAGTAGCTATACAATTTTTCATTTGGTGGGTGACCTCGTTGCTCTTATTGATTCACTTGGTGTTGAACAAGTTTTTCTTGTGGCTCATGATTGGGGTGCAAGCATTGGTTGGTATCTATGCATGTTTCGTCCTGAAAGAATCAAAGCATATGTTTGTCTCAGTGTTCCCTTTCTCcgtagaaaccctaaaatcaaaaCCGTTGATGGTAGGCGTGCTGCTTATGGAGATGATTATTATATCTGCAGGTTTCAG GAACCGGGCAAAATGGAAGCAGAGATAGCTGAGGTTGGCACTGCATATGTACTGAAAAATGTACTCACAACTCGCCAAACTGGTCCACCGATACTTCCGAAGGGGGAGTTTGGAATTGGGTTTAATCCAGATACCCCTGATAGGTTGCCCTCTTGGCTCACAGAAGATGATCTTGCTTATTTTGTCTCCAAATTTGAGAAGTCTGGCTTCACCGGAGGATTGAACTACTATAGAAACTTGAACAT AAATTGGGAGCTCACAGCACCATGGAGTGGCGTGAAAATTAAGGTGCCCGTGAAATTCATTACAGGTGATTTAGACATGGTATACACCTCCCCACACGTGAAGGAGTATGTCCATGGTGGAGGTTTCAAGGAAGATGTGCCCAATTTGGAGGAAGTGATTGTGCAAAAAGGAGTGGCTCACTTCAACAATCAAGAAGCGGCAGAGGAAATCAGTAATCACATTTACGAATTCATCAAGAAGTTCTGA